A genomic segment from Dechloromonas denitrificans encodes:
- a CDS encoding ArnT family glycosyltransferase → MHAHSPARQTLLLFLLALAVLLPGIWEATGLSGKDEFFLGLRTPMEMIEGNHWLVPFLDGAPRIRKPPMLYWLGRASYELFGISIVSTRLVGALFAALLVVSAAGIARRLSGRHESGWLAGCILLGCLGMATEGRRFMLDVPVAALSSAAFWTFLIWFDSRRLAWLTATTLLLAAGFMTKGPIVALVFGGGALALWLNGRLRLAELSRHRLALFGHAALWAALSLPWFFIVRALYPEAANLVLADELESRQFFNLSPGIFLGLLNIALPWVIVFIYAAWKMRHENGAPRVALLWFAATFLPFLLIKSFDRYLIGSLVPLAIFLALALPQVKARWPFRVGALLALLFGTLLAGFCFWFKLGGWYWLLLPATYLTWAWWQERGRGHTLAAPAIFWIAVLWGVFPAIGVNAVPGDVVALGKSRPVAMFDGPQPAMLPTLSAQAHRHHARLDAADLAEISAQKTPVFVEDKDISRFQQALTAAGYSARELGRYETLASHGSGLRFARVGSNRADWQNAFASRSLTPLLTRVFWFEISRP, encoded by the coding sequence ATGCACGCCCACTCACCTGCTCGCCAGACCCTGCTGCTTTTCTTGCTCGCCCTTGCCGTGCTGCTGCCCGGCATCTGGGAAGCGACCGGCCTGAGCGGCAAGGACGAGTTTTTCCTCGGCCTGCGCACGCCGATGGAAATGATCGAAGGCAATCACTGGCTGGTTCCCTTTCTTGACGGTGCGCCGCGCATCCGCAAACCGCCGATGCTTTACTGGCTGGGCCGGGCCAGCTATGAACTGTTCGGCATTTCGATCGTCAGCACGCGTCTGGTCGGCGCTCTTTTTGCCGCCCTCCTGGTGGTCTCGGCCGCCGGGATTGCCCGGCGCCTGTCCGGACGCCACGAAAGCGGCTGGCTGGCCGGCTGCATCCTGCTCGGCTGCCTCGGCATGGCGACAGAAGGCCGGCGGTTCATGCTCGACGTACCGGTTGCCGCACTGTCGAGTGCCGCCTTCTGGACTTTCCTGATCTGGTTCGATTCCCGTCGTCTGGCCTGGTTGACCGCGACAACGCTGCTGCTCGCCGCCGGCTTCATGACCAAAGGCCCGATCGTCGCGCTGGTTTTCGGCGGCGGCGCACTGGCGCTGTGGCTCAACGGACGGCTGCGCCTCGCCGAACTATCCCGGCACCGGCTGGCCCTGTTCGGCCACGCAGCACTCTGGGCAGCCCTCTCGCTCCCCTGGTTTTTCATCGTCCGGGCGCTTTACCCCGAAGCGGCCAACCTGGTGCTGGCCGATGAGCTGGAGTCGCGCCAGTTTTTCAACCTGTCGCCCGGCATCTTCCTCGGCCTGCTCAACATTGCGCTGCCCTGGGTCATCGTATTTATCTACGCTGCCTGGAAAATGCGCCACGAAAATGGTGCACCGCGCGTCGCCCTGCTCTGGTTCGCCGCCACTTTCCTGCCATTTCTGCTGATCAAGAGTTTCGATCGCTACCTGATCGGCTCGCTCGTGCCCCTGGCCATCTTTCTCGCCCTGGCGCTGCCGCAGGTCAAGGCTCGCTGGCCATTCCGGGTCGGCGCCTTGCTCGCGCTCCTGTTTGGCACTTTGCTGGCCGGTTTCTGCTTCTGGTTCAAGCTGGGCGGCTGGTACTGGCTGCTGCTGCCGGCCACCTACCTCACCTGGGCCTGGTGGCAGGAACGTGGCCGCGGCCACACGCTGGCGGCCCCCGCCATTTTCTGGATCGCCGTGCTGTGGGGCGTTTTCCCGGCAATCGGCGTCAACGCCGTACCGGGCGATGTGGTCGCCCTCGGCAAGAGCCGCCCGGTCGCCATGTTCGACGGCCCGCAACCGGCCATGCTGCCGACCCTCAGTGCCCAGGCACATCGTCACCATGCTCGTCTGGATGCAGCCGACCTGGCCGAAATCAGCGCCCAGAAAACACCCGTTTTCGTTGAAGACAAAGACATTTCGCGCTTCCAGCAAGCGTTGACCGCAGCAGGCTACAGCGCAAGGGAACTCGGCCGCTACGAGACGCTGGCTTCGCACGGCTCCGGCCTACGCTTCGCCCGCGTCGGCAGCAACCGGGCCGACTGGCAAAATGCATTCGCCAGCCGCAGTCTCACCCCCTTGCTCACTCGTGTTTTCTGGTTCGAGATCAGCCGGCCATGA
- a CDS encoding enoyl-CoA hydratase, translating into MTLPAATDFAPLVLRDDRADGLTTLTLNRPGQFNSLSRDMLTALKAELDAIAACDEIRVVVIAGAGKAFCAGHDLKEMRGNHSKEFMQALFRQCGELMLAITQMPQPVIARVHGIATAAGCQLVSMCDLAVAADVAKFAVSGINVGLFCSTPAVGLARNLGRKTALEMLLTGDFIDALEAKAKGLVNRVVPADALDAEVERLAQSILAKSAVAIRMGKGMFYRQLEMGLSEAYDYAGEVMACNMMSEDAGEGIDAFMQKRKPAYKGC; encoded by the coding sequence ATGACACTACCCGCCGCTACCGATTTTGCCCCGCTGGTCCTGCGCGACGACCGGGCCGATGGCCTGACCACGCTGACCCTGAACCGGCCCGGCCAGTTCAATTCCCTGTCCAGGGACATGTTGACCGCGCTGAAGGCCGAACTCGATGCGATTGCTGCCTGCGACGAGATCCGTGTCGTCGTCATTGCCGGGGCCGGCAAGGCTTTCTGCGCCGGGCACGACCTCAAGGAAATGCGCGGCAATCACAGCAAGGAATTCATGCAGGCGCTGTTCAGGCAATGCGGCGAACTGATGCTCGCCATCACGCAGATGCCGCAACCGGTCATCGCCCGCGTGCACGGCATCGCCACCGCGGCCGGTTGCCAGCTGGTCTCGATGTGCGACCTGGCGGTCGCCGCCGATGTCGCCAAGTTTGCCGTCTCGGGAATCAACGTCGGATTGTTCTGCTCAACCCCGGCCGTCGGACTGGCGCGCAACCTCGGCCGCAAGACGGCGCTCGAAATGCTGCTCACCGGCGACTTCATCGACGCGCTGGAAGCCAAGGCCAAGGGCCTGGTCAACCGCGTGGTCCCGGCCGATGCCCTGGATGCCGAAGTGGAACGTCTCGCCCAATCCATCCTCGCCAAGAGCGCGGTCGCCATCCGCATGGGCAAAGGCATGTTCTACCGGCAACTGGAGATGGGGCTGAGCGAGGCGTATGACTACGCCGGTGAAGTCATGGCCTGCAACATGATGAGCGAAGATGCCGGCGAAGGAATCGATGCCTTCATGCAAAAACGGAAACCGGCTTACAAAGGCTGTTGA
- a CDS encoding ABC transporter substrate binding protein, which yields MSLPAKRRGMSVTRFALPIATWAQLAVACLCLAGLWQTAFAAAETRQDILVISSYHTGLPWTDGQVAGLRDGFANASPPLELHIEFLDTKRTPPSPAYLAQTARLFDGKYRQSKPVLIVAQDDDALDFALQLRKPGQLFHGIPLVFSGVAGERAASLKTESGITGVFDDADISSNIALLRRLIPGLQRVVFIHDQSRTGQAQARGAAMLAAENSDLAFEFLTDQPVPSIQHRLAQLDARSGVFLLTFNRDSEERNLTHAEASQLWAAASAAPVLAKEDGMVVPGILGGQVVSSHRQGFQAATLAQRILAGENPATIPPAGGQTEAIFEYPALVRFGIDEQNLPPGAEIRNRPQSLRETHPREFWLSTALIGSLGLIVILLISLTRRSHRAQLALARSERNYREILAATNEAIIIQAADGRLIEANESFCRLYGYSTNEAHQLSIGDLSSNAPPYTQTDAARCLEQARHNGVHIFEWHARHKNGHLFWVEVALRTAEIGGEFRLVAAVRDIEERKQAESALRASEERYRLLLRHSPVGIVHFDLDLKITYANDRFSDILQAQRDRMIGLNLNLVRDQSPIPACRKATTGIPGYYEGEYQSTLSGHTTWVSFRTAPAINSRGTVIGGIGIVEDISARIAAEKAVLRLNEDLEQRVVERTNALLKANADIQAAMKQLAQSERLAALGNLVAGVAHELNTPLGNANTVASTLRDRIKELGASIDSAKLTKNGLQRFMSDSSDAAALIERNIERAAELINSFKQVAVDQTSIRRRRFDLAQAMEEMLSTLRPRIKRTAHRVQVDIPTGIMLDSYPGPLEQIVSNLVLNSLIHAFGDQPDGKIHLAAHCDGDQVIIEYRDNGRGMDEAEASRAFDPFFTTRLGTGGSGLGLYITRNLASDVLGGSIELETARGSGIHFTLRLPLIAPFALSEPGADSPDRQ from the coding sequence ATGAGCCTACCGGCAAAGCGACGGGGAATGAGCGTTACGCGCTTCGCGCTTCCCATCGCAACCTGGGCACAGCTTGCAGTCGCCTGCCTGTGCCTGGCCGGATTATGGCAAACCGCATTTGCGGCCGCCGAAACACGGCAGGATATCCTGGTCATCTCGTCCTACCACACCGGCCTGCCATGGACGGATGGCCAAGTGGCCGGTTTGCGCGACGGCTTTGCCAATGCCTCGCCGCCGCTTGAACTGCATATCGAATTTCTCGACACCAAGCGGACGCCCCCGAGTCCAGCCTACCTCGCCCAGACGGCGCGCCTGTTCGACGGGAAATACCGCCAGAGCAAACCGGTACTGATCGTTGCGCAGGATGATGACGCGCTCGACTTCGCTCTTCAGTTGCGCAAGCCCGGTCAGCTATTCCACGGCATTCCGCTGGTGTTCAGTGGCGTTGCCGGTGAGAGGGCAGCATCGCTGAAAACGGAAAGCGGCATTACCGGCGTATTCGACGATGCCGACATCAGCAGCAACATTGCGCTGCTACGCCGACTGATTCCCGGATTGCAACGGGTCGTTTTCATTCACGACCAGAGTCGCACCGGCCAGGCACAAGCACGCGGCGCAGCCATGCTGGCGGCGGAGAACAGCGATCTGGCCTTTGAATTCCTGACCGACCAACCGGTGCCGTCGATTCAACATCGGCTGGCACAACTCGATGCACGCAGCGGTGTTTTCCTGCTCACGTTCAACCGCGACAGTGAAGAGCGCAACCTGACACATGCCGAAGCCTCGCAGTTGTGGGCGGCAGCCTCAGCTGCACCGGTGCTGGCCAAGGAAGATGGCATGGTCGTACCCGGCATCCTGGGTGGGCAGGTGGTCAGCAGTCATCGTCAGGGCTTCCAGGCGGCCACCTTGGCACAGCGCATCCTGGCTGGAGAAAATCCGGCGACCATTCCGCCCGCCGGAGGCCAGACGGAAGCCATTTTTGAATATCCGGCACTCGTCCGTTTCGGGATTGACGAACAAAACCTGCCGCCCGGTGCCGAAATCAGAAACAGGCCACAATCCCTGCGCGAGACGCACCCGCGTGAATTCTGGCTGAGCACCGCCCTGATCGGCAGCCTGGGGCTGATCGTCATTTTGCTGATCAGCCTGACCCGTCGCTCGCATCGCGCCCAACTCGCCCTGGCCCGCAGCGAACGGAATTACCGGGAAATCCTGGCGGCGACCAATGAAGCCATCATCATCCAGGCCGCCGATGGCCGCCTGATTGAAGCCAACGAAAGTTTTTGCCGGCTTTACGGCTACTCGACCAATGAGGCGCATCAACTCAGCATCGGCGACCTCAGCAGCAACGCACCACCCTACACCCAGACTGATGCCGCCCGCTGCCTTGAACAAGCACGGCACAACGGCGTGCATATTTTCGAATGGCACGCCCGGCACAAAAATGGCCATTTGTTTTGGGTTGAAGTTGCCTTGCGCACCGCCGAGATCGGTGGCGAATTCCGTCTCGTTGCTGCGGTACGCGATATTGAAGAGCGAAAACAGGCCGAATCCGCCCTGCGTGCCAGCGAAGAACGCTACCGGCTCTTGCTCCGCCACTCGCCGGTCGGCATTGTGCACTTCGATCTCGATCTCAAGATCACCTACGCCAACGACCGCTTTTCCGACATCCTGCAGGCCCAGCGCGACCGGATGATCGGGCTGAATCTCAATCTGGTACGCGACCAGTCGCCCATCCCGGCCTGCCGGAAAGCGACGACCGGCATTCCCGGTTACTACGAGGGCGAATACCAAAGCACCTTGTCCGGCCACACCACCTGGGTTTCCTTCCGCACCGCACCTGCCATCAACTCGCGCGGCACCGTCATCGGCGGCATCGGGATTGTCGAGGATATTTCCGCCCGGATTGCCGCCGAAAAAGCAGTCTTGCGCTTGAACGAAGATCTCGAACAACGCGTCGTGGAGCGGACCAATGCCTTGCTCAAGGCCAATGCCGACATCCAGGCAGCGATGAAACAACTGGCCCAGTCGGAACGGCTTGCCGCCCTTGGCAATCTGGTTGCCGGCGTCGCCCATGAACTGAACACGCCCCTGGGCAATGCCAATACGGTCGCCAGCACCTTGCGCGACCGGATCAAGGAATTGGGCGCAAGCATCGACAGCGCCAAACTGACCAAAAACGGACTGCAACGCTTCATGAGCGACAGCAGCGATGCCGCCGCCCTGATCGAACGCAACATCGAGCGTGCCGCTGAATTGATCAACAGTTTCAAGCAGGTGGCCGTAGACCAGACCAGCATCCGCCGCCGGCGATTCGATCTGGCCCAGGCCATGGAGGAAATGCTGTCGACACTGCGCCCGCGCATCAAGCGCACTGCACATCGGGTGCAGGTCGATATTCCGACCGGCATCATGCTCGACAGCTACCCCGGGCCACTCGAACAGATTGTCTCGAACCTGGTACTCAACTCGCTGATCCATGCATTCGGCGACCAGCCAGACGGCAAAATCCACCTCGCCGCCCATTGCGACGGCGATCAAGTGATCATCGAATATCGCGACAATGGGCGCGGCATGGACGAAGCAGAAGCATCGCGTGCCTTCGATCCATTTTTCACCACTCGCCTGGGTACCGGCGGTAGTGGGCTGGGCCTGTACATCACACGCAACCTGGCCAGCGACGTACTAGGCGGCAGCATCGAACTGGAAACGGCGCGCGGCAGCGGCATCCATTTCACGCTGCGCCTGCCGCTGATTGCCCCCTTCGCGCTCAGCGAACCCGGCGCCGACAGCCCGGACAGGCAGTGA
- the dnaE gene encoding DNA polymerase III subunit alpha: protein MTPPRYVPLRLHSEYSVTDGIVRIGDAVKRAAGDGMPAMAVTDLGNLFGLVKFYSGARGKGVKPIAGADVWITNPEAPDDASRLLLLVRNRTGYQQLCELLTRAYLVEGRRDRAEIRREWFAELGCDGLIALSGAHLGDVGEALVNGNFELAGERARAWEAIFPGAFYLEVQRYGQPQQEAVVQATADLAGELGLPLVATHPIQFLDQDDFQAHEARVCIAEGYVLGDHRRPKIYTDQQYFKNQAEMVELFADLPEALENTLEIARRCNIEMTLGKNFLPDFPIPPGMTDGEYLVEEAKKGLEVRLAELYPDPEVRQQRRPEYDERLVFECKTILQMGFPGYFLIVADFINWGKQNGVPVGPGRGSGAGSLVAYSLRITDIDPLEYALLFERFLNPERVSMPDFDIDFCQDNRWRVIEYVREHYGPQAVSQIATFGTMSSKAVIRDVGRVFGLPYSMCDRISKLIPIVQNKPVSLAEALEQEPQLKEMMEGDGDGETVRELFDLAGRLEDLTRNVGMHAGGVLIAPGKITDFCPIYQATGADASPVSQFDKDDVEKAGLVKFDFLGLRNLTIIELAVEYIRRMTGEKLDLMSLGFKDPAAYQILKDANTTAIFQVESEGMKKLLKKLAPDRFEDIIAVLALYRPGPLGSGMVDDFILRKKGQQKIDYFHPDLTACLSPTYGVIVYQEQVMQISQIIGGYTLGGADMLRRAMGKKKAEEMAAHRATIAEGAKKKGYDPALAEQLFDLMTKFAEYGFNKSHTAAYAVVTYHTAWLKAHHCAAFMAATMSSDMDNTDSVKIFYEDAVGPANKLKMLGPDVNASNYRFEPVDRSTIRYGLGAVKGTGEQAVNVILKAREEGGPFKDLFDFCKRCDKRMVNRRTTEALIKAGAFDGIAPKVAGSEVPDRYRLLASVGVAMEFADQAERNAMQTSLFDIGNVAEEHAPQYLTVKPWDEKEKLMQEKTALGFFFSGHPYNTCKKELSRFIRRPLNRLEPAKETTALAGVVVGVRTQMTRRGKMLFVQLDDGTGMIEVTVFNELFEAERAKIVTDEVLIIEGRVRYDEFSGSNSVTADKLMTLGEARARFAKHLQLRMGAAADARKLKSLLQPFVPGTAQVRIRYRNKDAECELVLGEKFRVRLDDLLLEALTGWLQPENVEIIY from the coding sequence ATGACTCCCCCGCGCTACGTTCCTCTTCGCCTCCATTCCGAATATTCAGTGACCGACGGCATCGTCCGGATCGGTGATGCCGTCAAACGTGCAGCCGGCGATGGCATGCCGGCGATGGCAGTGACCGACCTTGGCAATCTCTTCGGGCTGGTCAAGTTTTATTCCGGGGCGCGGGGCAAGGGCGTCAAGCCGATTGCCGGTGCCGATGTCTGGATTACCAACCCGGAAGCGCCGGATGATGCCTCGCGCTTGCTGCTGCTGGTCAGAAACCGCACCGGTTATCAGCAGTTGTGCGAGTTGTTGACGCGGGCTTACCTGGTCGAAGGCCGGCGCGATCGTGCCGAAATTCGGCGTGAGTGGTTTGCCGAACTGGGTTGCGATGGCTTGATTGCTTTGTCCGGCGCGCATCTCGGCGATGTCGGGGAAGCCCTGGTTAACGGCAATTTTGAACTGGCGGGTGAGCGGGCCAGAGCCTGGGAAGCGATTTTCCCCGGGGCTTTCTACCTCGAAGTGCAGCGCTACGGTCAACCGCAGCAAGAGGCCGTTGTTCAGGCAACAGCCGATCTGGCTGGCGAGTTGGGGCTGCCGCTGGTGGCAACGCATCCCATCCAGTTTCTCGATCAGGATGACTTCCAGGCGCACGAGGCGCGGGTTTGCATTGCCGAGGGCTATGTACTCGGCGATCACCGCCGGCCGAAAATCTATACCGACCAGCAATATTTCAAGAACCAGGCCGAAATGGTCGAGCTGTTTGCCGACCTGCCGGAGGCGCTGGAAAACACCCTGGAAATCGCCCGGCGCTGCAATATCGAGATGACGCTGGGCAAGAATTTTCTGCCTGACTTCCCGATTCCGCCGGGTATGACCGACGGTGAATATTTGGTTGAAGAAGCAAAGAAGGGGCTGGAAGTCCGTCTTGCCGAGCTATATCCGGACCCGGAGGTACGCCAGCAGCGCAGGCCGGAATACGATGAGCGTCTGGTTTTTGAGTGTAAAACCATTCTCCAGATGGGCTTCCCCGGTTACTTCCTGATCGTCGCGGACTTCATCAACTGGGGCAAGCAGAACGGCGTGCCGGTCGGCCCGGGCCGGGGTTCCGGTGCCGGTTCGCTGGTCGCCTACTCGCTGCGCATTACCGACATCGACCCGTTGGAATACGCGCTGCTGTTCGAGCGCTTCCTGAATCCGGAACGGGTTTCCATGCCCGACTTCGATATCGACTTTTGTCAGGACAACCGCTGGCGCGTTATCGAATACGTGCGCGAACACTATGGCCCGCAGGCGGTTTCGCAGATTGCCACCTTCGGTACGATGTCGTCGAAGGCGGTAATCCGCGACGTCGGCCGCGTCTTCGGCCTGCCGTATTCGATGTGCGACCGCATTTCCAAGCTGATTCCTATCGTCCAGAACAAGCCGGTGTCGCTGGCCGAGGCGCTGGAGCAGGAGCCGCAGCTCAAGGAAATGATGGAAGGCGACGGCGACGGTGAAACCGTGCGCGAACTGTTCGACCTCGCCGGTCGACTCGAAGATTTGACCCGAAATGTCGGCATGCACGCCGGGGGCGTTTTGATCGCACCGGGCAAAATCACCGATTTCTGCCCGATTTACCAGGCGACCGGTGCTGACGCTTCGCCCGTGTCGCAGTTCGACAAGGATGACGTCGAAAAGGCCGGGCTGGTCAAGTTCGACTTCCTCGGTCTGCGAAATCTGACCATTATCGAGCTGGCCGTCGAGTACATCCGCCGGATGACCGGCGAGAAGCTCGACCTCATGTCGCTCGGCTTCAAGGACCCGGCGGCCTACCAGATTCTGAAAGATGCCAATACGACGGCAATCTTCCAGGTTGAATCGGAGGGCATGAAGAAGCTGCTCAAGAAGCTGGCGCCCGACCGTTTCGAAGACATCATCGCTGTGCTGGCGCTCTATCGTCCCGGTCCCTTGGGTTCCGGGATGGTCGATGACTTCATTCTGCGGAAAAAAGGCCAGCAGAAAATCGACTATTTCCACCCCGACCTGACCGCCTGCCTGTCGCCGACCTACGGCGTTATCGTGTATCAGGAACAGGTGATGCAGATTTCGCAGATCATCGGCGGCTACACGCTCGGTGGTGCCGACATGCTGCGTCGCGCGATGGGCAAAAAGAAGGCCGAGGAAATGGCCGCTCACCGGGCGACGATTGCCGAAGGTGCCAAGAAGAAAGGTTACGATCCGGCGCTGGCCGAGCAACTGTTCGACCTGATGACCAAGTTTGCGGAATACGGCTTCAACAAGTCGCACACCGCTGCCTATGCCGTCGTCACTTACCACACCGCCTGGCTCAAGGCGCACCACTGCGCCGCCTTCATGGCCGCGACCATGTCGTCCGACATGGACAACACCGATTCGGTCAAGATCTTCTACGAAGATGCCGTCGGGCCGGCCAACAAGCTCAAGATGCTCGGGCCGGACGTCAATGCCTCGAATTACCGTTTCGAGCCGGTCGACCGCAGCACGATCCGCTATGGTCTCGGGGCCGTGAAAGGTACTGGCGAGCAGGCCGTGAACGTTATTTTGAAGGCTCGCGAAGAGGGCGGGCCGTTCAAGGATCTGTTCGATTTCTGCAAGCGTTGCGACAAGCGCATGGTCAATCGCCGAACAACCGAGGCGCTGATCAAGGCCGGGGCCTTCGATGGTATCGCTCCGAAGGTTGCCGGCAGCGAAGTGCCGGATCGCTATCGCTTGCTGGCCTCCGTCGGTGTGGCGATGGAGTTCGCCGATCAGGCCGAACGCAATGCAATGCAGACGAGTTTGTTTGATATCGGGAATGTGGCCGAGGAGCACGCGCCGCAATATCTCACTGTCAAGCCGTGGGATGAAAAGGAAAAGCTGATGCAGGAGAAGACAGCGCTTGGCTTCTTCTTCTCCGGTCATCCCTACAACACCTGCAAAAAAGAGTTGTCGCGCTTCATCCGCCGGCCGCTGAACCGTCTGGAACCGGCCAAGGAAACGACGGCGCTGGCCGGTGTGGTGGTTGGCGTGCGGACCCAGATGACCCGGCGCGGCAAGATGCTGTTCGTTCAGCTGGATGATGGTACCGGGATGATCGAAGTCACCGTCTTCAACGAATTGTTCGAGGCTGAACGAGCCAAGATCGTTACCGATGAGGTGCTGATCATCGAGGGGCGCGTGCGCTACGACGAGTTTTCAGGCAGCAACAGCGTGACGGCCGACAAGCTGATGACTTTGGGCGAGGCGCGGGCGCGTTTTGCCAAACACTTGCAGTTGCGGATGGGCGCGGCGGCAGATGCCCGCAAGTTGAAGTCACTGCTGCAGCCGTTTGTGCCGGGAACGGCTCAGGTTCGTATCCGCTATCGCAACAAGGACGCTGAGTGCGAACTGGTGCTGGGTGAGAAATTCCGCGTCAGGCTCGATGATCTGCTACTTGAGGCGCTGACCGGCTGGCTGCAGCCGGAAAACGTCGAAATCATCTATTAG
- a CDS encoding methyl-accepting chemotaxis protein, whose translation MGFFGNNNALDKIDRDIAAIADGNADLSHSVGTSGGDAAGRISSNINRFFSRVRGLISHARERSVSIAADAAKMNHLVQLTGDAVRRQESLASDVFESSNRVNQAVGEVAMNSDAIQASTRNNLDLAQRSLEQMETVASTMRSTNQHIEHFSSTVSELHTSSMKINEIVSLINDISDQTNLLALNAAIEAARAGEAGRGFAVVADEVRKLAEKVKTATQVIGQNTQSMINLVSDTSAKTQTIVGEVTKANEYIETSASDLSTMVGDFKQTTEQLSTISGAIYNLRESNQSIHREVEEIRNHSVDISGRMKQCLDSAKTLRESTEDLQCTLADFRTGNSAFDNLHDKCIGFRNSVAAVFQKMADRGVNVFDQAYKDIPGSNPKRFTTAYDGQCDAELTRIYDDLLRDVPGLTYSLSVDTNGYAPAHNGVFSNAPSGDPAVDLLKCRHKRIFNDPVGLKLAKNQKSSLFQTYVRDTGEILNDLSMPIIINGRHWGAVRIGFKTDMVV comes from the coding sequence ATGGGATTTTTCGGAAATAACAACGCTCTCGACAAAATCGACCGTGACATTGCCGCCATTGCCGATGGCAATGCCGACCTGTCGCACTCGGTCGGCACATCCGGCGGTGATGCTGCAGGCCGGATTTCGTCGAACATCAACCGTTTCTTCAGCCGGGTTCGCGGCCTGATCTCGCACGCACGGGAACGCAGCGTCAGCATTGCGGCCGATGCGGCAAAGATGAATCACCTGGTCCAGCTCACCGGCGACGCCGTGCGCCGGCAGGAATCGCTGGCCAGCGACGTATTCGAGTCGAGCAACCGGGTAAACCAGGCGGTCGGCGAAGTGGCGATGAACTCCGACGCCATCCAGGCATCCACCCGGAACAATCTCGATCTGGCCCAGCGCTCGCTGGAGCAAATGGAAACCGTTGCCTCGACCATGCGCTCGACCAACCAGCACATCGAGCATTTCTCCTCGACGGTCAGCGAGTTGCATACCAGTTCGATGAAGATCAACGAGATCGTTTCGCTGATCAACGACATTTCCGACCAGACCAATCTGCTGGCCCTCAACGCAGCCATCGAAGCTGCCCGTGCCGGCGAAGCCGGGCGTGGTTTTGCCGTCGTTGCCGACGAAGTCCGCAAGCTGGCAGAAAAGGTAAAGACGGCCACCCAGGTCATCGGGCAGAACACCCAGTCGATGATCAACCTGGTTTCAGACACCTCGGCCAAGACGCAGACCATTGTCGGCGAGGTCACCAAGGCCAACGAATACATCGAAACCTCGGCCAGCGACCTGAGCACCATGGTTGGCGACTTCAAGCAGACCACCGAGCAATTGAGCACCATTTCCGGGGCCATCTACAACCTGCGCGAGAGCAATCAGTCGATTCACCGCGAAGTTGAAGAAATTCGCAATCACTCGGTGGACATTTCAGGGCGCATGAAACAGTGCCTGGACTCCGCCAAGACACTGCGCGAATCGACCGAGGACCTGCAATGCACGCTGGCCGACTTCCGTACCGGCAACAGTGCATTCGACAACCTGCACGACAAATGCATCGGCTTCCGCAACAGCGTCGCAGCGGTATTCCAGAAAATGGCCGACCGCGGGGTTAACGTTTTCGATCAAGCCTACAAGGACATCCCCGGCTCGAACCCGAAGCGCTTCACGACGGCCTATGACGGCCAGTGCGACGCCGAACTGACACGCATCTACGACGACCTGTTGCGCGACGTCCCCGGGCTGACCTACTCGCTGTCAGTCGATACCAATGGTTATGCGCCGGCCCACAATGGCGTGTTCTCGAATGCCCCAAGCGGCGATCCTGCGGTCGACCTGCTCAAATGCCGCCATAAGCGGATCTTCAACGATCCGGTCGGCCTCAAGCTGGCCAAGAACCAGAAATCTTCGCTCTTCCAGACCTACGTCCGGGATACCGGTGAAATCCTCAACGACCTGTCGATGCCGATCATCATCAATGGCCGTCACTGGGGTGCCGTGCGGATTGGTTTCAAGACCGACATGGTGGTCTGA
- a CDS encoding response regulator, translating into MADSEFLSTRQAAVKLGVSLGTVQNMVESGALEAWKTTGGHRRIPLASVEALLNRRKNLIPSASEAGGQINLLIAEDDPTLQKLYELTIESWNLPIKVRMVANGFDGLLQVGQSTPDILIADLMMPGMDGFEMIRRLRANPELARMDIIVVSAIEDDEIAQRGLPPDVTVFGKPIPFHEIKGFLLGRLAARQRTT; encoded by the coding sequence ATGGCAGACTCAGAATTTCTCAGCACTCGTCAAGCCGCCGTCAAATTGGGTGTATCGCTCGGCACGGTCCAGAACATGGTCGAAAGCGGTGCGCTTGAAGCCTGGAAGACAACCGGCGGTCATCGTCGCATTCCGCTTGCTTCGGTCGAAGCCCTGCTCAACCGACGGAAGAATCTGATCCCCAGCGCCAGCGAAGCAGGCGGCCAGATCAACCTGCTGATCGCCGAAGACGACCCGACACTGCAGAAACTCTACGAACTGACCATCGAAAGCTGGAATCTGCCGATCAAGGTCCGCATGGTTGCCAATGGCTTTGACGGCCTGCTGCAAGTCGGACAATCAACACCCGATATCCTGATTGCCGACCTGATGATGCCCGGCATGGATGGTTTCGAAATGATCCGTCGCCTGCGCGCCAACCCGGAACTGGCCCGCATGGACATTATCGTGGTCAGCGCCATCGAGGACGACGAAATCGCCCAGCGCGGCCTGCCGCCCGATGTCACCGTATTCGGCAAACCGATTCCGTTCCACGAAATCAAGGGCTTCCTTCTGGGCCGACTTGCGGCCCGCCAGCGCACGACCTGA